The sequence CGGTCGAAGGTGCACGACCGGTCCGACGGCACGACGCAGGCCGGGCAGTCCCTGCTTGCGGAGGAGGGCGCCGATGCGGCCGGCGCGGTAGCGCAGCGGGGAACCGAGGAACTCCCCCAGCACCACGCCGCTGCCCAGCGCAAGCGCGGTGGCGACGGCGGCCATCATCTGGCGCAGGCCGTTGTCGAAATTGCCGTCGACGGCGAAGGAGAACACCGCCCGGAAAACCGCGAGCCCCGGAAGCATCGGCATGATGCCGGCGGTCGCGGTGACCAGGGCCGGGGCCTGCCGTCGAATCGAGATCAGGGTCGCGATGACACCGACGCCGACGGCTGCGACGCCGCTGGCGAACACCTGCCCGGCGCCCGCGGTTCCGAGGCTGATCAACACCACCTCTGCAGCGGCCGCCGCCAGCCCGGCGGTCGCGATCGCCCGCAGCGGTGCGTAGCTCGTCACGGTCAGGGCCGCGCCTGCCAGCCCGGCGCCGCCCACCGCCAGCGCGATGGCCACCGCCCCGTGGGGCGGTACGAACGACTCGGTCGCGTCGACGTGCAGTTCGATGACGACACCGGCCATGGTGGCGATCTGCAAGCCCGCGAGGATGCCGACGACGATCCCCGCGGTGAGCAGCACCGCTTCCCCGAGCCGGGCGATGGCGGTGAGCATGTATCCGGTCACCGCGTCCTGCATCGCGCCGACGAACGTCAGCCCGGACAGCAGCATCACGATTCCGGTTGCCACCAGCGCGGTCGGCCCCTGACCGCCGAAGTAGTACGCCGCGACGGCCACGAAGGTCGCGATCGCCGCGCCTATCGCGTGCTGGAAGAAGAACGGGGTGCCGATCCGGTTCAGCCGCCTGCCGACCTGGTCGATGACCGCCGACGTCGTGGCCGCCAGGATGCAGGTCACCCAGTTGCCACCGAGCAGCATCGCGATGCCGAGCGCGAAGCCGGCCCAACCGACGGTCGCCAGCCACCGCGGATACGGGTGTGGACGCTCGGTCAACTCGTCCATGGCCTCATGGGCCTGGTCGACCGAGACACCGCCGGAGGTGATGCGCTGCACCAGCCGGTCGAGTTCGCCCAGCCGGGTGTAGTCGGTGGACCTGGTGTGGACGCTGCGCACGATGGTGACCGGCGGGCTGTCCGCGGTCGGCAGGGCCGACACGATGACCGTGGTGACGAAGATGTCGACGACGCAGTCGGTGAGCCGATACGCCTGGGCGACGTCCTGTGCCGTCGCGACGACGTCCGCGGTGCCCGAACCTGAGGACAACATCACCTCGGCGAGCCGGATCGTCAGGTCGAGAACCTTGCGGGCGTGGATCTCGTCGACGCCGCTCGCGGCGCGGCGGCGCTGACCGGCGACGGGTGCCGGGTCACGATGCCCGCGAAGCGCGATCCGCACTCCTCGGCGGAAGCGGGCCGTGCCGCCCATTCGATCGTGCGCCATTTAACTGGAGGATACTGACGCCTCATCGCGAACGCAGTTTCGGCTCCGCGGTGACGGATGCGTCGATTTCGATATGTGACGCCCGACCGATATCGTTAGCGCTACGAAGCAGCCCATTTTCGG comes from Mycolicibacterium pulveris and encodes:
- a CDS encoding threonine/serine exporter family protein, translating into MAHDRMGGTARFRRGVRIALRGHRDPAPVAGQRRRAASGVDEIHARKVLDLTIRLAEVMLSSGSGTADVVATAQDVAQAYRLTDCVVDIFVTTVIVSALPTADSPPVTIVRSVHTRSTDYTRLGELDRLVQRITSGGVSVDQAHEAMDELTERPHPYPRWLATVGWAGFALGIAMLLGGNWVTCILAATTSAVIDQVGRRLNRIGTPFFFQHAIGAAIATFVAVAAYYFGGQGPTALVATGIVMLLSGLTFVGAMQDAVTGYMLTAIARLGEAVLLTAGIVVGILAGLQIATMAGVVIELHVDATESFVPPHGAVAIALAVGGAGLAGAALTVTSYAPLRAIATAGLAAAAAEVVLISLGTAGAGQVFASGVAAVGVGVIATLISIRRQAPALVTATAGIMPMLPGLAVFRAVFSFAVDGNFDNGLRQMMAAVATALALGSGVVLGEFLGSPLRYRAGRIGALLRKQGLPGLRRAVGPVVHLRPTEAAETTSAHHPQSRSLALEPTPADEESRSDADAPESPDGQADRRDGQRDGQRDEQ